A portion of the Simkania negevensis Z genome contains these proteins:
- the asd gene encoding aspartate-semialdehyde dehydrogenase: protein MGKISVGILGATGAVGQTFVKLLENHPIFEIVSLTASPKWKGSSYEEALKGRQRESFSKKTLATTMKSAAPLPIIFSALSSEDGEALELDLARRGSAVFSHASIHRNRSDIPMIIPEINGEHLALIPTQQKNRGWEKGFIVVKPNCTLQSFLLPLFPLHQKFQLKEAVITTLQSTSGAGGGFELEGNILPYIAGEEEKTEQEPLKILGKLENEAILPVQGVTFSSHCNRVPVCSGHLACVSAKFEKPVDVETACQVLHSFPSLSLPSAPQKPLHYMEDHNRPQPLLDKDLEGGMSVAIGRLRICAVFDLRFTALSHNLVRGAAGGSILCAELAHQKGYLHG, encoded by the coding sequence ATGGGTAAGATTTCAGTTGGAATTCTGGGTGCTACAGGTGCAGTTGGTCAAACCTTTGTAAAGTTGCTTGAAAACCATCCCATTTTTGAGATTGTGTCTCTCACAGCTTCACCTAAATGGAAAGGAAGCTCTTATGAAGAAGCACTAAAAGGGCGTCAAAGAGAAAGTTTTTCCAAAAAGACTCTGGCAACAACCATGAAGTCTGCAGCTCCACTTCCCATTATTTTCTCAGCATTAAGTAGTGAAGATGGAGAAGCTCTAGAGCTTGATCTTGCGAGACGAGGTTCTGCTGTCTTTTCACATGCATCGATTCATCGCAACAGGAGTGACATTCCGATGATCATTCCGGAAATCAATGGTGAGCACCTTGCTCTCATTCCCACGCAACAGAAAAATCGAGGATGGGAAAAAGGGTTCATTGTGGTGAAGCCAAATTGCACTTTGCAGAGTTTTCTACTTCCTCTCTTCCCTTTGCATCAAAAATTCCAGCTTAAGGAAGCCGTGATCACAACGTTGCAGTCGACGAGCGGGGCAGGAGGGGGCTTTGAACTCGAAGGGAATATTCTTCCCTACATTGCAGGGGAAGAAGAAAAAACAGAGCAAGAGCCACTTAAAATTTTAGGAAAATTAGAAAATGAAGCGATTCTACCAGTTCAAGGTGTAACCTTTTCTTCTCATTGTAACCGCGTTCCAGTTTGCTCAGGACATTTAGCTTGCGTTTCAGCTAAGTTTGAAAAACCTGTCGATGTGGAAACTGCTTGTCAAGTGTTACATAGCTTTCCCTCTTTGTCTCTTCCTTCTGCTCCTCAAAAACCTTTGCACTATATGGAAGATCACAATCGGCCCCAACCCCTTCTCGACAAAGACCTAGAAGGAGGAATGAGCGTTGCCATAGGTCGGCTTCGTATTTGCGCTGTATTCGATCTCCGTTTCACAGCGCTGTCCCATAATTTAGTTCGGGGCGCTGCTGGGGGCAGTATCTTATGTGCCGAACTAGCACATCAAAAAGGATATCTTCATGGTTAA
- a CDS encoding LL-diaminopimelate aminotransferase — translation MVKRRPAFQKLSESYLFPEIHRRKNLFLEKNPTANLISLGIGDTVKPLPPYIAGKMERAAASLATSEGYHGYGKEQGLDALRIKICDRFYPDHIDPSEVFISDGAKCDIGRLQMLFGGQVKVAVQDPAYPVYLEGSILQGVDMVTFMPCLPENNFFPDLSALSPHDLIYVCHPNNPTGCAYTHEQLTQLVDYALEHRAIILFDVAYVSFITDPSLPKSIYEIPQAEKVAIEVGSFSKMAGFSGVRLGWTVVPKALEFDEGYPVWKDWMRLNTTIYNGTSFVVQQAGLATLDEEGWREIQAILDIYRANAQKLLTAFQQLGYTVYGGENAPYLWVDFPGRDSWDVFQEFLEKKNLIVTPGNGFGPSGERFIRLSAFAHEEQIDAAINVLQSGGVS, via the coding sequence ATGGTTAAAAGACGTCCGGCTTTTCAAAAGCTTTCTGAAAGTTATCTATTTCCTGAAATTCACCGTCGGAAAAATCTCTTTTTAGAGAAAAACCCAACTGCAAACCTCATTAGCTTAGGAATAGGAGACACGGTTAAACCTCTTCCCCCTTATATTGCTGGGAAAATGGAACGTGCTGCAGCCTCACTGGCTACTTCTGAAGGGTATCATGGGTACGGGAAGGAGCAAGGACTGGATGCCCTTCGCATCAAGATTTGTGATCGTTTTTATCCAGACCATATTGATCCGAGTGAAGTGTTTATCTCTGATGGAGCAAAATGCGACATTGGACGCCTTCAAATGCTTTTTGGAGGGCAGGTAAAAGTGGCTGTGCAAGATCCAGCATATCCGGTTTATCTAGAAGGAAGCATCTTACAAGGGGTTGATATGGTGACCTTCATGCCTTGTCTACCTGAGAATAACTTTTTCCCCGACCTGTCAGCGCTTTCACCTCATGACTTAATTTATGTCTGTCACCCGAATAACCCGACAGGTTGCGCCTATACCCATGAGCAATTAACCCAGCTAGTCGATTATGCTCTTGAGCATCGCGCGATCATTTTATTTGATGTAGCCTATGTCTCTTTTATCACTGACCCTTCCCTGCCAAAAAGTATCTACGAGATTCCTCAAGCAGAAAAAGTTGCCATTGAAGTTGGCTCTTTTTCTAAAATGGCTGGTTTTTCTGGAGTACGTTTAGGGTGGACAGTTGTTCCAAAAGCATTAGAATTTGATGAGGGGTATCCAGTTTGGAAAGATTGGATGCGTCTCAATACCACGATTTACAATGGAACGTCATTTGTCGTTCAACAAGCTGGACTGGCTACGCTCGACGAGGAAGGGTGGAGAGAAATTCAAGCGATCTTAGACATCTATCGAGCGAATGCACAAAAGCTCTTAACTGCGTTTCAGCAGCTAGGCTATACTGTGTATGGAGGAGAGAATGCGCCTTATCTTTGGGTTGACTTTCCAGGGCGTGATTCTTGGGATGTTTTTCAAGAGTTTTTGGAGAAAAAAAATCTCATCGTGACACCTGGAAATGGATTCGGTCCTTCAGGAGAGCGTTTCATTCGACTTAGTGCTTTTGCTCATGAAGAGCAAATCGATGCTGCAATTAATGTTCTACAAAGTGGTGGGGTAAGCTAA
- a CDS encoding PPC domain-containing DNA-binding protein, which yields MHYADFSRGFVLKFDRGEKFHQTMLKFFEQKRFASGFYQGIGALMDVDMGAFDVQKNAYHSIPLQGDYELIMAMGNISLYEGKPFAHTHVCLSDSKGQTFSGHLFEATVAITAEIVLLPIDIAILRKDDPEFHLKSLSLPHHFVEH from the coding sequence ATGCATTATGCAGATTTTTCTAGGGGATTTGTCCTCAAATTTGACCGAGGAGAAAAGTTTCACCAGACGATGCTTAAATTCTTCGAGCAAAAACGTTTTGCCAGTGGCTTTTATCAAGGAATCGGAGCTCTCATGGACGTCGATATGGGCGCTTTTGACGTCCAAAAAAATGCCTACCACTCTATCCCTCTTCAAGGAGACTATGAACTGATTATGGCAATGGGAAATATTTCTTTGTACGAGGGAAAACCGTTTGCACACACACATGTTTGCTTGAGTGACTCTAAAGGGCAAACTTTTTCTGGCCATCTTTTCGAAGCAACGGTCGCGATCACAGCTGAAATTGTTCTCTTACCTATCGATATTGCGATTCTCAGGAAAGACGACCCAGAATTCCATCTTAAATCGCTTAGCTTACCCCACCACTTTGTAGAACATTAA
- a CDS encoding DUF924 family protein, which translates to MTNTVENIHRFWFGVLKGPEDMPHEKVTFWFMKNERTDEYIREAYLTILNDAIAGQFDFWKNTPRGYLCLILVLDQFPRHIYRNKPTAFAQDPLALKLALEGLEEGIDQNLYPIERCFFYMPLQHSEDLSIQETSVKLYANLAEEVHKSIKPSFQEFHKYAKMHLDVIKEFGRFPHRNTILDRESTPEEEAFLKIPGSSF; encoded by the coding sequence ATGACTAACACAGTCGAAAACATTCATCGTTTTTGGTTTGGTGTCCTCAAAGGTCCCGAAGATATGCCCCACGAAAAAGTGACATTTTGGTTCATGAAAAACGAAAGAACGGATGAGTACATTCGCGAGGCATACCTTACAATTTTGAATGATGCGATCGCAGGTCAATTTGATTTTTGGAAAAATACTCCTCGTGGTTACCTCTGCCTCATCCTAGTTTTGGATCAATTTCCAAGACACATTTACCGCAACAAGCCTACTGCCTTTGCTCAAGATCCCCTTGCATTAAAGCTCGCTTTAGAGGGACTAGAAGAGGGAATCGATCAAAATCTCTACCCTATTGAGCGGTGTTTTTTCTATATGCCCTTGCAGCATAGTGAAGATCTCTCGATTCAGGAAACATCGGTGAAGCTCTACGCAAACCTTGCAGAGGAAGTTCACAAAAGTATCAAACCCTCCTTTCAAGAATTTCATAAATATGCAAAGATGCACTTAGATGTGATTAAGGAGTTTGGTCGCTTTCCTCACCGAAATACCATCTTAGATCGAGAATCGACTCCGGAAGAAGAAGCTTTTTTAAAAATACCAGGTTCTTCTTTTTAA
- a CDS encoding peptide chain release factor family protein has protein sequence MPIRKEKLDALHERMEELGIREDDLLEKFILGSGKGGQKVNKTASCVYLKHIPTHIEVKCQQDRSREMNRFLARRELCEQIASKIHQEKTAKKQLIEKIKRQKKKRSRRAKEKMLKEKKKRSEIKSHRSSPTHKENYD, from the coding sequence ATGCCTATACGAAAAGAAAAGCTTGATGCCCTCCATGAAAGAATGGAAGAACTTGGAATTCGAGAAGATGATCTGCTCGAAAAATTCATTCTTGGCTCTGGAAAAGGAGGACAGAAAGTGAATAAAACCGCTTCTTGTGTCTACCTCAAACACATTCCAACTCACATCGAGGTTAAATGTCAGCAAGACCGATCGCGAGAAATGAATCGGTTTCTAGCACGTAGAGAACTCTGTGAACAGATTGCTTCAAAAATCCACCAAGAAAAAACCGCAAAAAAGCAACTTATCGAAAAAATCAAAAGACAGAAAAAAAAGCGCTCGAGAAGAGCAAAAGAAAAAATGCTCAAAGAGAAAAAAAAGCGATCAGAGATCAAATCACATCGCTCTTCCCCAACTCATAAGGAAAATTATGACTAA
- a CDS encoding prolipoprotein diacylglyceryl transferase, whose amino-acid sequence MKKATVLALAAFSLVGYQAFAHEEVEADEPSTTVEVETEASETSVSFNGFKVLFSETEENEQALAMNEETEEEASLAMNEEPEEETSLAMNEEPEEETSLAMNEEPEEETSLAMNEEPEEETSLAMNEEPEEETSLAMNEEPEEETSLAMNEDTEEEASLA is encoded by the coding sequence ATGAAAAAGGCAACAGTACTAGCTCTAGCAGCATTTTCACTAGTTGGATATCAAGCTTTCGCTCATGAAGAAGTCGAAGCTGATGAGCCATCAACTACTGTTGAAGTTGAAACTGAAGCTTCAGAGACTTCTGTAAGTTTCAATGGTTTCAAAGTTCTCTTTAGCGAGACTGAAGAAAACGAACAAGCGCTTGCTATGAATGAAGAGACTGAAGAAGAAGCTTCTCTTGCTATGAATGAAGAGCCAGAAGAAGAAACTTCTCTCGCTATGAACGAAGAGCCAGAAGAAGAAACTTCTCTCGCTATGAACGAAGAGCCAGAAGAAGAGACTTCTCTCGCTATGAATGAAGAGCCAGAAGAAGAAACTTCTCTTGCTATGAACGAAGAGCCAGAAGAAGAGACTTCTCTCGCTATGAACGAAGAGCCAGAAGAAGAGACTTCTCTTGCTATGAACGAAGATACAGAAGAAGAAGCTTCTCTTGCTTAA
- a CDS encoding DUF2786 domain-containing protein — MNLLYSETLLLFLKKVKKEAISIIQKEMALKCGQRRFWVGNMGYPLHFVVFDHPNKMGYFDPEMYEIGVNKCFMFEPEESLKDLLRHELAHYLTFITHGISVSPHGTEFHEICTLYGWKAEVARATVSSDKRQKSLRIAEKIQKLFSLSQSHHVHEAELALCKARELLLKYHQTHLAQDSEEMEIHRLIKQKRASSKLQTIASILKHFFVYPVFNHGKQCVYLEIFGSPVNIEIATYVGHFLERELESLWKNSNLIGLRAKNSFFRGIAHGYEKKMQSAYHEETAIISLENQLALDAAKAYPHLSSSFSKCSIDLEATRLGKDRGSKLQIRPGLQGSSSKTQFIGFKG; from the coding sequence ATGAATCTCCTCTACTCCGAAACACTCCTTCTTTTTCTCAAAAAAGTGAAAAAGGAAGCAATCTCTATTATCCAAAAAGAAATGGCTTTGAAATGTGGTCAACGCCGATTTTGGGTGGGAAATATGGGTTATCCTCTTCACTTCGTCGTTTTTGATCATCCTAACAAGATGGGATATTTCGATCCTGAAATGTACGAAATCGGTGTGAACAAGTGTTTTATGTTTGAACCTGAAGAAAGCCTAAAAGATCTCTTGCGCCACGAACTCGCTCACTATTTGACCTTTATCACTCATGGCATATCGGTTTCTCCTCATGGAACTGAATTTCACGAAATTTGCACCCTTTATGGATGGAAGGCAGAAGTTGCTAGGGCAACAGTTTCTTCTGATAAACGGCAAAAAAGTTTGCGCATTGCTGAAAAAATTCAGAAGCTTTTTTCTTTAAGCCAAAGTCATCACGTTCACGAAGCTGAGCTGGCGCTTTGTAAAGCCCGCGAGCTCCTTTTGAAATACCATCAAACGCATTTAGCTCAAGATTCAGAAGAGATGGAAATTCACCGCCTGATCAAACAAAAAAGAGCTTCGTCCAAGTTACAAACTATTGCTTCGATTTTGAAACACTTTTTCGTCTATCCTGTTTTTAATCATGGAAAACAGTGTGTCTATTTAGAGATTTTTGGATCACCTGTCAATATCGAGATCGCGACTTATGTCGGTCACTTTTTAGAGAGGGAGTTGGAATCACTATGGAAAAATTCTAACTTAATAGGATTAAGAGCCAAAAATTCATTTTTTCGAGGAATTGCTCATGGTTACGAAAAGAAAATGCAGTCTGCGTATCATGAAGAAACCGCTATCATCTCTCTCGAAAATCAATTAGCCCTTGACGCCGCTAAAGCTTATCCCCACCTTTCCTCTTCTTTTTCAAAATGCTCAATTGATCTAGAAGCCACTCGTTTAGGAAAAGATCGGGGCAGCAAGCTTCAAATCCGACCCGGACTTCAAGGGAGTTCTTCAAAAACTCAGTTCATTGGGTTTAAAGGCTGA